Proteins from a genomic interval of Ferrovibrio terrae:
- a CDS encoding ArsR/SmtB family transcription factor — translation MFDMRHLDSSHIHQLADMFRLLGDPSRLRLVVTLCGGALPATTAAEAAGLSPQLASHHLRLLKAARLVRGIRHGRQIFYDVADDHVRHMLADMAAHVAEPHKEDSALDDHLEHTA, via the coding sequence ATGTTTGATATGCGCCACCTCGACTCCTCCCACATTCATCAGCTCGCCGACATGTTCCGCCTGCTGGGCGATCCTTCGCGCCTGCGTCTGGTCGTCACCCTGTGCGGCGGTGCGCTTCCGGCAACGACAGCGGCGGAAGCAGCAGGCCTGTCGCCGCAACTGGCGAGCCATCATCTGCGCCTGCTCAAGGCGGCACGGCTGGTGCGCGGCATCCGGCATGGCCGGCAAATCTTTTATGATGTCGCCGACGATCATGTGCGTCACATGCTGGCCGACATGGCTGCACATGTTGCCGAGCCGCACAAGGAAGACAGCGCGCTCGACGATCACCTCGAACACACCGCCTGA
- a CDS encoding GNAT family N-acetyltransferase yields MMLSFRLATEADLPEIVRLLADDHLGGSRERYTDPLPPEYGIAFAGLQKIGAEVILAEDESAKVIGCLQLLVLPGLGSLGKQRAQIEAVRIESSLRGKGLGSDLIRHAIARAKQKGCKMVQLTSDNSRQGAHRLYERLGFKASHVGMKLYLD; encoded by the coding sequence ATGATGCTGAGCTTTCGCCTTGCCACCGAAGCCGACCTGCCCGAGATCGTGCGCCTGCTGGCCGACGATCATCTGGGCGGCAGTCGCGAGCGCTATACCGATCCGCTGCCACCGGAGTATGGCATCGCCTTTGCCGGGCTGCAGAAGATCGGTGCCGAGGTGATCCTGGCCGAAGATGAGTCCGCGAAGGTGATCGGTTGCCTGCAGTTGTTGGTACTGCCGGGGCTGGGCAGCCTGGGCAAGCAGCGCGCCCAGATCGAGGCCGTGCGGATCGAGTCCAGCTTACGTGGCAAGGGGCTGGGGTCGGATCTGATCCGCCATGCCATTGCGCGGGCGAAGCAGAAAGGCTGCAAGATGGTGCAGCTGACGTCTGACAACAGCCGGCAGGGCGCACACAGGCTTTACGAGCGGCTGGGCTTCAAGGCCAGCCATGTCGGCATGAAGCTGTATCTGGATTGA
- a CDS encoding class I SAM-dependent methyltransferase encodes MQNDLKSLENHFAFGENWASYAKLIDQKRLGEARAALARLLGEDGLRYRTMIDIGCGSGLHAAAAQTLGARSVLGIDIDPNSVAAAQQVFTALKTQDQCSARQCSIFEADNAGLGQFDVVYSWGVLHHTGAMYEALTRAAALTAPGGIFAFALYRKTRLCSLWTLEKRWYSKASPSVQRLAQQIYIAATRLAFLLLGRDFKAHVQSYKEKRGMDFEHDVHDWLGGYPYESIAPGEVAALMGRLGFEHVRSFTRPGGWAPLGSGCDEYVYRRLGD; translated from the coding sequence ATGCAGAACGATCTCAAATCACTCGAAAACCATTTCGCCTTCGGCGAAAACTGGGCCAGTTACGCGAAGCTGATTGACCAGAAGCGTCTGGGCGAGGCGCGCGCTGCCCTGGCCCGGTTGCTGGGTGAGGATGGATTGCGCTATCGCACAATGATCGACATCGGCTGCGGTTCAGGCCTGCATGCCGCGGCGGCACAAACGCTGGGTGCTCGCAGCGTTCTCGGCATCGATATCGACCCGAATTCGGTGGCGGCAGCCCAGCAGGTTTTTACCGCGCTCAAGACGCAGGACCAGTGTTCGGCCCGGCAATGCAGTATTTTCGAGGCCGACAATGCCGGCCTTGGTCAGTTCGATGTGGTGTACTCCTGGGGCGTGCTGCACCACACCGGCGCGATGTATGAGGCCCTGACGCGTGCTGCGGCCCTGACCGCCCCGGGTGGCATATTTGCCTTCGCGCTCTATCGCAAGACCAGGCTGTGTTCGCTCTGGACGCTTGAAAAGCGCTGGTATTCCAAGGCATCGCCGTCGGTGCAGCGCCTGGCGCAGCAAATATATATCGCGGCGACACGTCTCGCCTTCCTTCTGCTGGGACGCGATTTCAAGGCGCATGTGCAGTCCTACAAGGAAAAGCGCGGCATGGACTTCGAGCATGACGTCCATGACTGGCTCGGCGGTTACCCCTATGAGTCGATTGCGCCGGGTGAAGTCGCGGCGCTGATGGGGCGGCTGGGTTTCGAGCATGTACGGAGCTTTACCCGGCCGGGCGGCTGGGCGCCTTTAGGCTCGGGTTGCGACGAATACGTCTATCGCCGGCTGGGCGATTAA
- a CDS encoding GFA family protein, whose amino-acid sequence MTAGAGCYCGAVRARLDLAEAGALHCHCSQCRCLSGAAFTTWLNLPKAGFRIEAGADDLTAFAVTANATRHFCRHCGAHVYSTDSREPDIVGLPLGIVTGDNLPQPGTHYYFDSGVPWCDVAMTASKAGGVTGLEPLDGP is encoded by the coding sequence ATGACTGCGGGGGCAGGCTGCTATTGCGGCGCCGTGCGCGCCCGTCTCGATCTTGCCGAAGCCGGTGCATTGCACTGCCATTGTTCGCAATGCCGCTGCTTGTCAGGTGCCGCCTTCACCACCTGGCTCAATCTGCCCAAGGCAGGCTTCCGTATCGAGGCCGGCGCTGACGATCTCACTGCCTTTGCGGTGACCGCAAACGCGACCCGGCATTTCTGCCGACACTGTGGTGCACATGTCTATTCCACCGACAGCCGCGAGCCCGATATTGTTGGTCTCCCGCTGGGTATCGTGACGGGTGACAACCTGCCGCAACCCGGCACGCACTATTATTTCGATTCCGGCGTGCCCTGGTGCGATGTCGCTATGACAGCTAGCAAAGCTGGCGGTGTGACCGGCCTCGAACCGCTGGACGGACCGTGA
- a CDS encoding cation transporter, which produces MGASCCTPSHNHSHNHGHNHGGHNHDHDHSNAARPALWIALILNAGMFVVELGAGLTAGSTSLLADSADFLGDAANYGLALAVLSMALAWRARVALLKGVTMGIFGLWVAGMTINHAIAGTVPEPATMGVIGFAALVVNVLVTVILYRFRTGDSNMRAVWICSRNDALGNLAVMAAASGVFATGAAWPDLAVAAFMAILALWGSAQVIRHASSELRETRPATSVAE; this is translated from the coding sequence ATGGGCGCTTCCTGCTGCACGCCGTCTCACAATCACAGCCACAATCACGGCCACAATCACGGCGGTCACAATCATGATCACGACCACAGCAATGCCGCGCGCCCGGCGTTGTGGATCGCGCTCATCCTGAATGCAGGCATGTTTGTCGTCGAACTCGGTGCGGGTCTGACTGCAGGTTCGACCTCGCTTCTGGCCGACTCTGCCGACTTCCTGGGTGACGCGGCGAATTACGGTCTGGCGCTGGCCGTACTGTCGATGGCTCTGGCCTGGCGCGCCCGCGTTGCGCTGCTGAAGGGCGTGACCATGGGCATCTTTGGCCTGTGGGTCGCCGGCATGACGATCAATCATGCGATTGCCGGCACCGTGCCTGAGCCAGCCACGATGGGGGTCATCGGCTTCGCCGCGCTGGTGGTGAACGTGCTGGTCACCGTCATCCTGTATCGTTTCCGCACCGGCGACAGCAACATGCGTGCGGTCTGGATCTGCAGCCGCAACGATGCGCTCGGCAACCTCGCCGTGATGGCGGCCGCCAGCGGTGTTTTTGCCACTGGCGCGGCCTGGCCGGATCTGGCCGTGGCAGCCTTCATGGCGATCCTTGCCCTCTGGGGCTCGGCGCAGGTGATCCGCCATGCGAGCAGCGAGTTGCGCGAAACGCGCCCCGCTACATCTGTTGCTGAATAG
- a CDS encoding class I SAM-dependent methyltransferase — MMTYSRANPSARYNELVGFYQQMHAEGTQSSGHSVAAKDTFTGQSLLPHVGPIKSLIDQFGVKSVLDYGAGKARFYTAPLFPSADSSQKVDLRTFWGVNEIRLYDPGYEPLSRLPLGERFDAVICTDVMEHIPEEDMDWIIDELYGFANKMVYACIATYPAGKTFPNGENVHVTLKDPQWWAQKFESRRAALGITTDYFIVIFNCNDDPKPIAITSSR; from the coding sequence ATGATGACCTACAGCCGCGCCAACCCCAGCGCGCGTTATAACGAGCTGGTCGGCTTTTATCAGCAGATGCATGCCGAAGGTACGCAATCGTCGGGTCATTCGGTCGCTGCTAAAGATACTTTCACGGGCCAGAGCCTGTTGCCGCATGTCGGTCCGATCAAATCGCTCATCGATCAGTTTGGCGTCAAGTCCGTGCTCGATTATGGTGCGGGCAAGGCCAGGTTCTACACCGCACCGTTGTTTCCCTCGGCCGACAGCAGTCAGAAAGTTGATCTGCGCACTTTCTGGGGGGTGAATGAAATCCGGCTGTATGACCCGGGCTATGAGCCGCTGTCCAGGCTGCCGCTCGGCGAGAGATTCGACGCCGTGATTTGCACCGACGTCATGGAGCATATCCCGGAAGAGGATATGGACTGGATCATCGACGAGCTGTATGGCTTCGCCAACAAGATGGTCTATGCATGCATCGCGACCTATCCCGCCGGCAAGACCTTTCCCAATGGCGAAAATGTGCATGTGACTCTGAAGGACCCGCAGTGGTGGGCTCAGAAATTCGAGAGCCGTCGTGCCGCTCTGGGTATCACGACGGATTACTTCATCGTGATTTTTAATTGTAACGACGACCCCAAGCCGATTGCGATTACGTCCAGCAGGTGA
- a CDS encoding SDR family oxidoreductase has product MVSQAGGKHILITGGSRGIGRACAIMAGQRGWSVGVNYAGNEKAALETVQAVQKAGGRGIAIRGDVAREADVIAMFDATEKAFGKLDALINNAGIVGPKQAFADYSFERMQRMFEINVLGAYLCAREAARRMAKPRGGKGGSIVNMSSIASRLGAAGEYVDYAGSKGAVDTMTIGLARELAPDGIRVNAIRPGLIDTEIHASGGQPDRAARLGATTPMGRAGTADEVAEAAIWLIENGSDYLTASLIDVAGGR; this is encoded by the coding sequence ATGGTGAGTCAAGCAGGCGGGAAGCATATCCTCATCACCGGCGGCAGCCGCGGCATCGGCCGCGCCTGCGCCATCATGGCGGGCCAGCGCGGCTGGTCGGTTGGCGTGAATTACGCGGGCAATGAGAAGGCGGCGCTTGAGACCGTGCAGGCCGTGCAGAAAGCCGGCGGGCGCGGCATTGCGATCCGGGGCGATGTGGCGCGTGAAGCCGACGTGATTGCCATGTTCGACGCGACCGAAAAGGCTTTCGGCAAGCTGGACGCGCTGATCAACAACGCCGGTATCGTCGGACCGAAGCAGGCATTTGCCGACTATTCCTTCGAGCGCATGCAGCGCATGTTCGAGATCAACGTGCTGGGGGCCTATCTTTGTGCGCGCGAGGCAGCGCGTCGCATGGCGAAACCGCGTGGTGGCAAGGGCGGCAGTATCGTCAACATGTCGTCCATCGCGTCCCGGCTTGGCGCCGCCGGCGAATATGTCGATTACGCCGGCTCGAAAGGCGCCGTGGATACTATGACCATAGGCCTGGCGCGTGAACTCGCGCCGGACGGCATCCGTGTCAATGCGATCCGCCCCGGCCTGATCGATACCGAGATTCATGCCAGCGGTGGACAACCCGATCGCGCCGCCCGCCTTGGCGCCACCACACCCATGGGGCGCGCCGGCACCGCCGACGAAGTGGCCGAAGCGGCGATCTGGCTGATCGAGAACGGGAGCGATTACCTGACCGCGTCGCTGATCGATGTGGCCGGTGGGCGCTGA
- a CDS encoding TerC family protein has product MDLSVFLDPAALLALAGLVLLELVLAVDNLIFITILTSRLPEHQQPLGRKLGLLGAVVTRIMLLLSAAWLITLTAPLFTVFEIEISGRDLVLILGGLFLIWKATMEIHERVTPKETDEMEGSTSASGEPLKKKYPAFWAVIGQIAILDIVFSLDSVITAIGLSRQIEIMVVAVLLSVAIMVALAEPLARFVNKNPNVVMLALSFLVMIGMALVAEGFDVEIPKMMIYGAMGFSVLVEVLNMASRRAKLSQTFRGIRDPEGRSTETK; this is encoded by the coding sequence ATGGACCTGTCTGTTTTTCTCGACCCCGCAGCCCTTCTGGCGCTGGCGGGTCTCGTCTTGCTCGAACTCGTTCTGGCGGTCGACAACCTTATCTTCATCACCATTCTCACCAGCCGCCTGCCTGAGCATCAGCAGCCCCTGGGCCGCAAGCTCGGCCTGCTGGGCGCGGTGGTCACCCGCATCATGCTGCTGCTCTCGGCCGCCTGGCTGATCACGCTGACCGCGCCGTTGTTCACCGTGTTCGAGATCGAGATTTCCGGCCGCGACCTGGTTCTGATCCTTGGTGGCCTCTTCCTGATCTGGAAGGCGACCATGGAAATCCATGAGCGGGTCACGCCCAAGGAAACCGACGAAATGGAGGGGAGCACCTCTGCCAGCGGCGAGCCGCTGAAGAAGAAGTATCCGGCCTTCTGGGCTGTCATCGGCCAGATCGCCATCCTGGATATCGTCTTCTCGCTCGACAGCGTGATCACGGCCATCGGCCTGTCGCGCCAGATCGAGATCATGGTGGTCGCCGTGCTGCTCTCGGTTGCCATCATGGTGGCACTGGCCGAGCCGCTGGCGCGCTTCGTCAACAAGAACCCCAATGTGGTGATGCTGGCTCTGTCGTTCCTCGTGATGATCGGCATGGCGCTGGTGGCTGAAGGCTTCGACGTCGAAATCCCCAAGATGATGATCTACGGCGCCATGGGCTTCTCGGTACTGGTCGAGGTGCTCAATATGGCGTC
- a CDS encoding SDR family oxidoreductase: MPTLLITGANRGIGLELTKRYATDGWTVIAACREPQSATALKAIRGITVEALDVTDYAAVDKLAQTYDGTAIDLLLNNAGIYGNRDGALKVSDFDIYLEVLRVNSVAPMKLALAFLPHLKAAQNRSGGGAKIATISSRMGSIEQGSGGSYAYRASKAAINAGMHNLALDLKSSNIACITLHPGWVKTDMGGSGADIDVGTSAAGLKKVIDSLTLKDTGKFYNYDGGEIPW, encoded by the coding sequence ATGCCGACCTTGCTGATCACCGGCGCCAATCGCGGCATCGGCCTGGAACTGACCAAACGCTACGCCACCGATGGCTGGACTGTCATTGCCGCCTGCCGCGAACCGCAATCGGCCACGGCGCTGAAAGCCATACGCGGAATCACGGTCGAGGCTCTGGATGTTACCGATTATGCGGCTGTGGACAAACTGGCGCAGACATACGATGGAACCGCAATCGACCTGCTGCTGAACAATGCCGGCATTTACGGCAACCGCGACGGCGCACTTAAAGTCAGCGACTTCGACATCTATCTTGAAGTCCTGCGCGTCAACAGCGTGGCGCCGATGAAGCTGGCGCTGGCTTTCCTGCCGCATCTGAAAGCTGCCCAGAACCGCTCCGGGGGCGGCGCGAAGATTGCCACGATCTCCAGCCGCATGGGTTCGATCGAGCAGGGCAGCGGCGGCTCCTACGCCTATCGCGCCTCGAAGGCGGCGATCAATGCCGGCATGCACAACCTGGCGCTCGACCTGAAATCGAGCAACATCGCCTGCATCACCCTGCATCCCGGCTGGGTGAAAACCGACATGGGCGGCAGTGGCGCGGATATCGACGTCGGCACCAGCGCGGCCGGCCTGAAAAAAGTGATCGACAGCCTCACGCTCAAGGATACCGGAAAATTCTACAACTACGACGGCGGGGAAATCCCATGGTGA